In a genomic window of Salminus brasiliensis chromosome 12, fSalBra1.hap2, whole genome shotgun sequence:
- the LOC140574020 gene encoding apoptosis regulator BAX-like: MAQQGEGDSGNGNDQLLDLGAALLKDFIYERVRRHGDSNAVVTRSQLDGTELQDPSHKRLAQCLQQIGDELDSNVQLQSMINNSALQPTKDVFVKVACEIFSDGKFNWGRVVALFYFACRLVIKAVLTQLPDIIRTIINWTVDYLRDHVINWIREQGGWEGIRSYFGTPTWQTVGVFLAGVLTTVLVMRRM; this comes from the exons ATGGCACAGCAGGGGGAAGGCGATTCGG GCAACGGTAATGACCAACTGTTAGACCTGGGAGCCGCGCTACTGAAAGA TTTTATCTACGAACGGGTTCGCCGCCATGGGGACAGCAATGCTGTGGTGACTAGGAGCCAGTTGGACGGGACGGAGTTGCAAGACCCAAGCCATAAGAGACTTGCACAGTGTCTGCAGCAGATTGGAGACGAGCTAGACAGCAATGTCCAACTGCAGAG CATGATAAACAACTCAGCCCTACAGCCCACAAAAGATGTGTTTGTGAAAGTGGCCTGTGAAATCTTCTCTGACGGGAAGTTTAACTGGGGCAGGGTGGTGGCGCTTTTCTACTTTGCCTGTCGACTTGTAATCAAG GCTGTGCTGACGCAGCTTCCTGACATCATCAGAACCATCATCAACTGGACCGTAGACTACCTGCGGGACCACGTGATTAATTGGATCAGGGAACAGGGAGGCTGG GAAGGGATCCGGTCCTACTTCGGAACACCTACCTGGCAAACCGTTGGCGTCTTTCTGGCTGGAGTGCTCACCACCGTGTTGGTCATGCGGAGGATGTGA